The following is a genomic window from Bombina bombina isolate aBomBom1 chromosome 3, aBomBom1.pri, whole genome shotgun sequence.
aaaaaaacaaaaacaaccttcAGACTTAAACTCAGAATATAAGCTGCCgcactcagagctctgcgagtctgactgactactgcccgcgccgcAAACACACTgcggtcccactcactgactacacatgcagtcaggagccaatgtgccgccaatgggaatatttCCTGTTCCCGCTGAgcagcaccaataggttaagatgatctgtgacccactaggtatcaattacGTGTCAACCACgagatatgcatagcaggcagacggaaagtcggaaacctaaaaaaaaaaattgtgctgtagcagagacacacctacacactgttgccgacacactaatgtgtcacgacacacagtttggaaagcactgctctagaggcTCATCTCACTGCTCCTGCGCCTTCCGTTATATGCTCTAGAGGCTCATCTCACTGCTCCTGCGCCTTCCGTTATATGCTCTAGAGGCCCACCTCACTGCTCCTGCGCCTTCCCTTATATGCTGTAGCGCCCCCTGGGAGGCCCATCATTCTTATAAAATACCACAATTAAATGGGCATTACTTTTATGCACCTAATAGTGGAAATTTagtttgcaatttaaaaaacataaaaaatggatGGCCCCTTCCTGGATTGAGCTATGTTTGATTTCATGTCAGCAGATGTGTGTTCCTCTCCACCAATAGCTGTGTGGGAGTTGTCCATACCCCCCAGTGGACAATCTGTTCTTACACATGGGATATGCATATACATTCATTTTCTGTTCATTTTATAGCAATTTAGTCAACATTAACTTAACATTTTCTcatgaaaaaaaagttaatatatttAGTGCCAAATGTGTTCATAAGCTCCTAGGAgtgaattgctgctcattcaacagagagaagcaaatttgataatagaagtaaattggaaggtaatTTAAAGTTGTATCGTGAAAAGAATGTTGTTTTGTATCCCttgaaataatacaataataaatatgAAAACCTTCATTGGGCGTAATtagtatttctgttatctatatatttattttactgatgCTGGCAACTAGCATCATGCTTTGTATgctaattagttaaagggacatagaaacaCAATTAAACATTACTGATTCAGGTAGGGtgtgcatttgatttttttttatttctgttattaaaaagacagtaaagttaaaaataaaccatgatttaaatagaacgggattttaaacaacttcccaatttgttTCTATTGTctcatttgctttgtactctttgttgaaaaacatacctaggtatgctcagggagCAGCAGTACAATACTGGGAGTTAACTGCTGATGCACATATGTgagtcttgtcattggctcaccggatgtggtcagctagctcccagtagtacattgttgctccttcaacaaaagataccaagagaatacagcaaatttgatagatgtaaattgaataattgtttaagattgtatgctctatctgaatcatgaaatagaaaattgtgtttcatgtcccttaaatttaCTTATTTCAGTTGGTATCTTCTGCTGAGAATTAgcccctttccatgagagcattctGAAgtagctcatttaaagggacactgtacccaaaaattttctttcgtgattcagattgagcatgaaattttaagcaactttctaatgtactcctattatcaaattttcttcattttcttggtatctttatttgaaatgcaagaatgtaagtttagatgccggcccattcttggtgaacaacctgggttgtccttgctgattggtggataaattcatccaccaataaaaaagtgctgtctagagtactgaaaccaaaaaaaggttagatgccttctttttcaaataatgattgcaagagaacgaagaaaaattgataataggagtcaattagaaagttgcttaaaattgcatgctctttctgaattacaaaagaaaaattttgggtacagtgtccctttaagtgctattgcattgtctttttattatgcatgtgttgattatgcacattctgctgtatttaatgatcCTTGTAAAAAGCAAACAGCAAGTTATCTCTTCTGTTGGGTAACCTGTCATAGCGGCAAAGTTCATGCACCTTTGTTTGCTTAGATTAATTGATATGAAGGGGACCATTCGCTTTTTCTAGCTTGTGATGCGTGGGAGAACAGTTTTTACAAGCCTAGTTAAATACGTTTACTGATAGCTGCCAAAATAAAGCCTTTCTTATCAATACATTTTTGAACTTCTAGTGCAAGCAAACAGCCTTGAATCTTAAGGACGGACCTAATGTACTAAAGAAACAGCACGTGCACTTCAGAGCTTGGTGCACTGATACAAATTACCAGCAGGTGGTGCTATACACACTTTGGCctgattgtattattattatttgtagagcacaatcagattccgcagcactatatagCAATTTTAAAGGGGGTTACATACAGAGTAGTTTAGGGTtgacatgctctaataaattacAGCAGGTTCCCCCCCTCTATTATAACCTTTAAGTTTTGACAAGTAAGAGTATACTGTTATGTAAAGGGCTGGAAACTGCCATTAGCTCCTTATTCCAGGGCCAGAAAAAATTGCaacagacaattaaagggacatgaaactcaaattttttctttcatgattcaaaaagagaatacaattttaaacatcattccaattttccttctattatctaatttgcttcatactttagatatcccttgtcgaagaaatagcaatgcacatggatgagccaatcacacaaggtatactgaagaaaaggtttaggcacgcaaactatgaaaattctgctctctgactctgttccaagtctgtcagtgcacagccctgggccgcatgtcactgagcagtgagcacagataaacaggcaggtttaggctagcagcgcaactttgcaagccccacagcacacccacaacattcatagtgaaattgggcaggggaggagcaaagtacaaacaagcaaaagcagccgggaaaactatttgttgaaattgcagcactggctcaaggggcaaaaaaattgtgtgtctacaacttccccagtcccactaatgttcacaaatgccagcctctaataaaataatctatgcatctcaacattgtatttctttgaatttcaataaaattaaaaaaaaaaaaaaaaaaaaaaattttttttttttttttttttttttggtgtcaccccctggagggtgtcacccgggtgcggcccgccccccccgcccccccctagtgacgccactgtatgtgcagccaccaatcagcagctactgggcctatttagatatgcttttcaacaaattgagaacaacgagaatgaagcaaattagataatagaagtacattaaaaaatggttgattaaaattgcatgctctttctaaatcatgaaagggaaaaaaaaattgggtttgatgtaaatttaagaaaaatataaaaatgtgtatgttttttatatatatatatatatatatatatatatatatatatatatataacattgctacagACAAGTAAGTAAAACAGGGctgttcacacacacatataaatatgcagtatatatatatatatatatatatatatatatatatatatatatatatacatatacataatggtgCAGCATAAGATAAAATGCACACTCTCTGGTCTTTAAATAAGGTTCATTTTGTTACAGTTGATGATACCAATGTATTAGTAACGTTTTGGGCCAGCATGCCTCTTCCTCAGATGTTAGTTTAAGATCTCACCATAAAAAGATTGGCTGAGAATTTATTTGCTTCACCATACATTAGCTTGTTAGGATTTAGCCTTGTTAGCTGCAGATGATTAGAGgtcaaataaaactgtttaaccccttaacccaataggacgtatatatacatcatgcagtacttTGACTATCATAGCACATGACGTATATATAAGTCCCATTATGACGTATATATAAGTCccattgggtttaggggttaaacagttttaaTCATCTGCAGCAAACAGCCGTAgtggaagggggagggttagagagctatttggggagaaaagggaggtagaaggtttgaggaggatcactacactgtagagaaaaacaatatatatatatatatatatatatatatatatatatatatatatatatatataaaaaaaacctaaactggatattggcagactgtctgccagttcctaagatgttggtgaccagtgggaggtgaaggagggaagagagctgtttaggagagatcatggggtgggaagtgtcatgtgggagggtaatctgtacactaaagctaaaattaaccttacaagctacctgaataACCCTTTCACTTtatggaataatagaagtgtggtgcgcagctgcaattagtggccttctaattacaaaaaagcaagggcaaagccatgtatgtctgctatttcagaaaaaagtggatcccagagaagcttttacaaccatttgtgtcatgactgcacaagcggtatgtaaataatttctgtgagaaaacccaaagtttgaaaaagttaacaatgtttttttatatgatcgcatttggcggtgaaatggtggcatgaaatataccaaaatgagcctacatctataccttgggttgtctacttaaaaaaaaaaatatatatatatatatagttttgacaagtaaataaaaaaaggctttatttctgtttaaatagtgtgataacaaaaatgctaaaaaaatcttCTGTATTTTAGACAAGTTCTAGATTTCCCGTTAGTAAAGGGGTTAAAGAACCTATGACATACAATTGGGGAAAATTGCTGTAAACTGTTATTGGTACAATTTCCTGGAgactaaagttaaaaacaaatatgaAGGCCACATTAACAAACCTGCTTTTGTCAGTCTTCCTTATCTAGAGATAAGATAAGTGCTGGCACAGACCATTCACATACTTCTGCTCTCATGtaataccttttaaagggacatgatcaaACAagtctttaaagggaaattaaacactttgggatggtaatataaaatgataaatcgtatatgtaaaataacctctgcaatatactttcattatatattttgtccccttttcctgtaattccattctgaaattgtgaccttttcattcctgttagaaatggaagtgcagaacactgttatattccacacagctattggctgcacactctagtgacctatttataactgtccctaattggccacagaagagaaggtaacaacatggcagctcctattgttttatagacactaaaactttacacttattttgtcactattttaacagctaatgcaactttaaaaaatacatctacttgttattcacagactaatgttttctttgaatgcatcattctatctagcatttatttagtgtttaatgtccctttaagggacattaaaaagtaaatacatgctagatatgatgcattcaaagcaaagattaacctgAGAATAGTATGTAGATATAAGTTTTAAAATCATATCTGTTGttaaaatattgaagaaataagtatcACAGTAAAGTAATGGGACtaaccattttgaaacctaggtttcccttatcaAATCTCCCTTTGTtgggattatttaaagggacagtaaactccttgtaataagatatttctgttgtgttgctatagaataacatagaagccaagtttaaaatgttttaaaacaaattaacatcctttatactgcaattgtttttcaaatgcCAAACTCCGCCTACCATTTgccttttttggaggagccaatcataGTCCATAGATAACAAGGCTATCCACGGTCATATAATTATACAGTATAGGTTTAAGGTTTTTATATAatgattttacatatttgtaaACAACAGAATGTTGCATTCGTTTATATTGATTTTTGCTTTTTGTTGTAGGTTAGCACGGAACGGAAGGCATCATGAATAATTCAGGAGATGCTGAAAACTCTACATACAGATGCAAATTTAATGAAGATTTTAAGTATGTTCTCCTCCCGGTATCTTATGGGATTGTTTTCTGCATTGGACTAATCCTCAACGTTCTAgcactgtacatatttatattcaGAATCAAACCATGGAATGCTTCTACAACATATATGTTCAACCTGGCTATATCAGATATGTTATATGTTGTCTCTCTGCCTTTACTTGTGTACTATTACTCTCAAGGAGACAACTGGCCATTCGGAGTGGCCTTGTGCAAGATAGTGAAATTCCTCTTCTACACCAACATGTACTGCAGCATTTTCTTCCTTTTGTGCATCAGTATCCATAGATTCCTTGGTATCTGTTATCCCATGCAGTCACGTCATTGGTTAAAAGTTCGCTATTCTCGGATTGTATCAGCTGTTGTGTGGTTTGTTGTTTCGGCTTTTCAGTCACCGATTTTGTACTTTGTGACAACCAGCTCAAATGGAGATAACACCATCTGCCACGACACTTCCAGAGCAGATTTGTTTGATGATTTTGTGCTGTACAGCTCGGTGAATTTGGCATTGCTTTTCTGTGTACCATTTATTGTTATCATAGTGTGCTATATTTTAATGGCTCGATCTCTGATGAAGCCATCAGATGCCACACCGCAGACATCTAAGTCTAAGAAGAAATCTATTAAAACAATTATTATAGTGCTTATTGTCTTTATTGTTTGTTTCTTACCTTTTCATGTAAACCGAACTCTCTACTATTACTTTCGCAAGATGGACCTCCCTTGTCATGTATTGGATGCCATTAACTTGGCTTATAAAGTGACCAGACCTTTGGCTTGTGCGAACAGTTGCCTTGATCCAATTTTGTACTTTCTGGCTGGACAAACTCTTCGGAGAAACATTACTGCCAGCAGGGGAATCACAAAAATGAAAAGCAAGTTTTCATCCTACGTGCACGAAAATAATTGGAGCACCATTAAAGATTCAAATATTGATCCAAACTCAAATCCTAGCCAGTCTTCAACTGTCATTACTAAAATATGAATGAACTCAAGATGAAACATAGAGACCAGTTTCGTCtctcatatatagatagatatatatatagactctcacacacacaaatatattttatgtaggtctGTGTATGGTCTTAGTCTAAGCCACATAATAAAATGATACAACCATGGTGTTCCACTTATAGGACATTTGTCATGGTGAGACTATCAGGGCATTTCAGACCCTAGAATCTGATGTGGAGGTACCATGAGAGTTACTGTTCATCACTGACCACTCACATTTTTGTTACATTTAATGTTCTCTTTCactgctttgttgaaaagcacagaaCCATCTAAAATAAAGGATGGAGCTGTTTTATCAAAATCTCATAATTCATAACCacttgtgaaaggtctcggcaattattacatttattttctatATGTGTCCATTACTCTTTGaaagtaaaagaaatacaaaagtatttttttcttatgttcCCAAATGCTCATTAAAAGGAAATACAAGTGCAAAAAGTATACGCCCTAATGGAGGcaacagtgcagtaataaaatactTCTGCAAATAGGGCGTACATTATTATAAAACGttccaattaatttctatcatcaaattgtctttgttcttttggtatcctttggtgaaagcaAGAAGGAAGGCTCAGGAGCGTCGATGTGTCTAGAGATCTATGTGGCAGCAAATTGGAAAGAATATTTGTAACCAT
Proteins encoded in this region:
- the P2RY2 gene encoding P2Y purinoceptor 2, which codes for MNNSGDAENSTYRCKFNEDFKYVLLPVSYGIVFCIGLILNVLALYIFIFRIKPWNASTTYMFNLAISDMLYVVSLPLLVYYYSQGDNWPFGVALCKIVKFLFYTNMYCSIFFLLCISIHRFLGICYPMQSRHWLKVRYSRIVSAVVWFVVSAFQSPILYFVTTSSNGDNTICHDTSRADLFDDFVLYSSVNLALLFCVPFIVIIVCYILMARSLMKPSDATPQTSKSKKKSIKTIIIVLIVFIVCFLPFHVNRTLYYYFRKMDLPCHVLDAINLAYKVTRPLACANSCLDPILYFLAGQTLRRNITASRGITKMKSKFSSYVHENNWSTIKDSNIDPNSNPSQSSTVITKI